The genomic region aagctgCCGTACTACTAACAAAGAatttactttattattgtagctacaataCATACGGCCTATctaaataaaaactgaaatagtcttctacataatttattttagaccttaatacaaataaatgtaaaaatgatTCAAACTTTTCTATTAGCTAGCTCTACGTAACGtattgttttaaattatattcatataggTATTTTAAGTTTTAAATCAGTTACCTTTGATTTGTAACTTGAAGTgagttctaataataataataattataaaatgtataacGCACTGTAAGCATGTAAGCACTAAGCAGTGTTAACATAAACATAACCTTTACTTTAAACCGTGAAGTGTAAAgtttatacagagtggaaacGTGGAACGATCCTATCGTTCAAGTCCACTCAAGTTTATTTTTGTCTACATTTTTGACTGTCGACCAGCTCTCCAGTTGAACAACTTATATCGACCCGCTGATGGCAGTCCGACTGTTCTTATGACGTCATAAGGACGGTCAGTTTACAGAACTGTCACTTTGCAGGACGGTCAGTTTGCAAGACGGTCAGTTTGTAGGACGGTCAATTTGCAGGTCGGTCAGTTTTTAGGTCGGTCAGATGGTATACACCCAATTCCGGCTagctgcaagatattttgagttccagatattcccaattcatgcGACCCGTTAGaagtataaattaaaaataccgCTATCCGGGTCTTTTGAATGGGTCGCGTCAGCGTCAGTGAACGAGACTGATCAacccggatcagtaaagtgatccgaactttCCATCTctactaaagtgaggtccacgttataagggcagtgaagaaagataggagaacaacgttgtcgatcctctgtcttgtcaatatcTTCCATAGATGGTACATAcggctgatacaggtttattgatataatactgttcattctcgttcaaaataatcaattatattcaattaagcaaggaattatatttttcaataattttcataatctaagattgaatattttgtaaattcattattaattctacattgttaaaagacaatctggcaacagaacaaaacgagaaagagttggtgctatccgctttgttgaatgatagacaaggatagcaataccattgctaatcaaacactgacaTTTTAACGTGTACCTTTTGACATCATAAAATGGACATTTTTACGCATGCGTCCAGTTCATGCGCAGAAATTTCTTGAGTAAGGTTTTGATGCTTTCTTTTAACTACTTTTTATCTGCATTATCAGTGTTTTTCaaagtacaatattattttaattagcAAATTTATTGAGATTGATTGGCGTTCAATTACTaccacaatttttcaattaattcaagttttcaagttcaaacaaaaatataaatcttgGAATTATCGATAACATGAACCCCGGCAGTGAATTAGGTTAgtaaatcatatgttttcttttctTGCTCTTGTTCATTATCGTGTTTTTGTAATGGATTCCGTGAACAgctaaaaattttattcataactttctgttatatttatttgtctgttttgttttcaaaaaattacaatGTTTCCGTTAATGGTAAAAAGATTCCAAACAGTGTTAAAATTTAGTAATGTGCACTCTCTAGCAATACGTCCTGTGAATACAGATCTCAAAGTTAACCTTACTATCAACAACAGGAATCCTAGGAATTTAGAAAGGATGCGAATTGCTATTAAACCAAGTGGTTATCATTTAGATGTGGCAGGCAGAAAACAATATTGGCATAAATTAGTACTTTTGCAATCACAAAGACATGCTATAGCTTCTGTAGTACATAACAATGGTTTTACTGTAGTGACTGCTTCCACGAGTGAATGGCCAATCAGAAAGTTTCTTCACCAAGCTAATGATCTTAGTGCATACATAAATTTGGGTCGCGTTCTGGCTGATCGATGTTTGGAGAGTGGAATCCATTTCATGGTATGTGATGTTGATTTGAAAGAATCCAGAAGTGCCAAAGTGAAACAATTCTTAGAGAACTTTGAACAAGGAGGTGTGATGTTGAAAGAACCAGAAGTATTTAAGCCAAGGGATCCTTGGCGTAAATTTCATGAACAGAAACCATGGACTGTTGGCATTGAATAATAGtacttttttattgattgtaGTTTGAATACCGTAGCCTAcaattcataattaaataaaaataagcttTAACCAAtagtcattattatttttatttgaaccTCAGGTGTCGATAATTAAGTGCAGTAATATAGAACTTAGTATTTGATCCATATAACCATGTGCAGACATCAGTAGGCTAGTAGAAGTTAGGATCATTTATGTCTCCATATGGGCTGTCCAATAGTGGTCGTTAAGTATTATAGCAGAGACCCTGAAATCAATTAGGCTGGTTTGCCAGGCTACTCGCCATTTGTAATGTAAGCTTTTTTGAGTTAGCAATTATCACAATTTTCCAGTAGGATCAGATTATGCATGTAgatttaagctgcgtttaaaccaaagttattaacaaaatgttaataacttaatccgtATTGAATcttttagattgaacataacttatcatacacatgatgaaaatatgtgtttgtcaagttccgtttaatcaaatagaatttataaggattaagttaataaATTtagtgtaaacccagcttgagaataatatttgaatttacaacaGGTGGTGGCTTTAAGTCAAGGGTTTTACGTTTTCAGAACAAAGCCGTACCGATATACATCAGATTCgcatttttcaatgaattaggatGAAACTAATCTAAACATTGGCAATATTgtcatattgaatatattttggCAATATCGTCACATAGAATACCTTTATAATGTAGctattttgttattatattaatataataatacagagtgtttacaaACTCCCTAGTACTCTAGAACAATAggtactctagggcattgttccttggtaaaaaaatatttaaatagtccggaagtcttcagttactcacacagcggccattttgcttttttcacttattatttttttcctaAATAATGGTTCAACatgagaaattgaaactttgcacaatcatttatagcATCGAGACAAagctaaaaaaaattgataatttttaaatttataaaacaaaatggcggtcaTTAAAAAGGTTGTTTCTGAatacttccggacaatttaaatataaaCTTAATTTTTGCGTAGTGCTGAGCCACGATCAAAAATTACCATTGCTTACTGCAGTCCAGGATGTCAATTTGACAATATAGGAGTAGACAAACTTGATGCCGGTGCCACATTCTTGCCAAGTGCGTAAAAATGACGACAAGCacgagagtgtggatggctaCAATGCCACCGCTCGCCTTTCCTGCGCCCCTATTTATGTATTCGGCCAGCCATTTGGTAAGCGACTTGGTATGAATGTGGCGTCGGCATTAGTAACTATATATATTATCCTATATTTTAATTTGCTCAGTAATATTCAACTTAATCTATAGCAAAGAAATTGTTGGATAAAATGTcaacttatttaaaaaaagagaTAATTATAGCTGTATTATAGTACAGTCAATTAGAAACAGCGTTTTTATCATCACAAAACcttattattgagtaaaattccATAAAATCGTTCATTGAAAAAGAGGAAATGGGTTTCATGATTCAAAGAAAGATTTAATAGATTGCCAATATTCTACAGCTCATTTgatatattgttttatatttgatatttcaaGCATCCAGTGACCTCCTAAAGTGGTATAAGGACTTGTAATGTcaattttaaagttgagtcattttacttttaattgataaatcattgGAGGATGAGTGATTGCCGTTAATGCTCATTAAACTCACTATTCGAATAGAAACAAAATTTAGTTAGCTATTTTTTAATTCacttcaaaaatttttgaattctaAAATGTGTATATGTTTAGGCATGGCTTTGTAAAGAATGATACCCAAACTCCTAGCCACTCTAACGAAAAGAGTAGTTCGATGTTGATCATCTCTAAGATGATGGCGTCTCCTTTTTTCGTATAAATgtgttgccgatcctcttgtCATATCACTCTcatgtttctcaattattaagGAGATACATTCATCAATGAAAAGACTGGGAAGAGGAAGAATTCCTAGCTCCTTGAAGAATGGCCGGCAGCTTGTCACTGTTTCACCTACCATAACTCTAATGGCCCACTTTTGAAttctgaggcccggttgcacaacagccggttaaattttaaccgtgattaattccacgagaacaaatcagaaaaggcgtttttgaaaagccACCTCTGATTGAtcctcgtggaattaatcacgattaaaattcaaccggctgttgtgcaaccggcactaaatatttgaatgtaCTGTATTCTGTAGAGTTCCCCCAGAATGCCAATCCATATGATATAAGGGAATGAAACAATGCATAGTAAAcgcttttcaaattttgaatattcaacaTACCTCTAAAACTTTGAATTACGAAAACAGCAGAGTTCAGTCTCCTTCTCAAATAATCGATGTGAGGCCTCCAGGACAATCCACTATCAATCATTACTCCCCAACACCTTTATTTCTTCAACAGATTTAATTTTTAGATTCCGAATTTCTGAAAATAGGCTACTCGATCTACTGACCTAAAACTAATCTCTTTTGTtgcttttttataattcaaagcTAACATATTTGCTCTGAGCCAATTGTCTGGTTTTCCAAGAACAATCTTGCAATCAGTCTTCATGTTTTGCTGATTTTTACTCTTCACCATGACACTTATATCGTCGGCATACGACACTGAATCAGAAGAAACGAGATGAGCAGGCAGGTCATTAATATAGATGATAAACAGAGCCGGAACCAACGCCGAGCCTTGAGGAACGCCGGATGTTGTTTTCAACCATTGAGAGTTGTGAGTTTGATGGAGACCCTTCGAAATCTGTCTTTGAAGTAAGAAGAAAACCAACTCAGCACGGATCCACCTAATCCATAATATTGCAgcttattcaatattatttcggAGTTGACCAGATCGAATGCTTTTGATAAATCGGCGATCAAACCACATACTTTATAACCCTCATCAACAGCCGAACGAACCTTATCTACATAAAGTAGAAAAGTGGTTCATATGTCGAGAGTCCTGGCCTAAAACCAAACTGTTGCTGCTTCAAAATTCCAGTTTTTTGCAAGTGGATTCTCAGTCTATCTAAAACGGCATAttctaataattttgaaaatattggtgGATTACTTATAGGTCTATAATTTGCAGGATCTTCACGGGCGCCCTTCTTGTGAAGAGGAATCACTTTACCCATTTTAAGTTTTGAAGATATAACTCCTCTTATAAAAGATTCGTTGAAAATGTGTTTTAAAGGATCAAGAACTGGCCAGGCGTTTTTTTACTAGGTTATTAGAAATTCCAAAAGTATCACAAGATTTCTTGGTTGGTAAGGACTCAATCATCTTAAAGACTTCTTCACGGTTGACCAGTTTAAAACTATTGCATTCTTATGGTTCAGAGTCATTTCGGTTTGGAGCCAAATCTTTTTAAATGTTTTCATAGTTAATGTTGGTAATATAACACCGTTCGTTCATACTCATACTAATCAAACACCGTTCTACAGTGGAAGTTTAAATTAAATCCGAACAGTAGGTGATTCAAAATCAAACTATTGAATTGAACTATATAGCTTAATAAATTGACCGACTATTaggttttattcaaattttcacttTGCAAATGGCTCTGAATTAGACAATGCTGTACAGAAAGTATTCTTTACAAGATAGTACTAATTATTTAGAAGGTGagtaaaaatttaaacaataattttagaaCAATTCATAATGAGCAACACGCTTTAGTTGGTTGCTGTTTCATATGAAagatcatttcataatataatttgGTACTTAGTTTTAAACAGCACATAGTACAAGTGCACTAGCCTATCTCTCATTTTAATAATAGACGGATTAAGAATTTGTAAACAAATTTTAGATAGGAACTCAACGCATTCATAACTTCAGAGCAAAAAATTAATACAGAGTTTAAAACCAAGTATCAGGTAAAATTAGGCATTTTACCTGATACTTGGTTTTAAAGTGCATTGGTTTAATCTGTCATTGTTGATAAACCTCTGTATTTTTTCAACCCTGTCAGGTTGATAAACCTCTGTATTTTTTGCTCTGAAGTTATGAATGCGTTGAGTTCCCATCCAAAATTTGTTTGAAGCTTTGTGTAATCACTGAATTCATGAGGCTACCtcgaaataaaaattttcagaCAGTGAACCAGGACCCGATAGATGTTTTGAAGGTTGCAATTGGACTTGAGGTGAAGCACATCAAAGTAGTGTGTAATTATTAGGGTGTGATCAGATTGGATGCGTATATGAGCAAGTGCACGCTCGGTTATGTTCgaccaagcgtgcagatgagaaacaaaatctggaaagagaaagagcaataagaacactcacactgaaagcGTGCACTTGCTAGTTGCGTTCAGTGtgcgcagctacatgcaagtcacaacgtgtttcaatggcactttccagattttgtttttcgacTCATGCATGCATGATTCGAcctgcacttgcacatatatgCATTCAATATGATCACACtcttattaaaataaatttccagACAGCTTCTTAAGCTTCTAATCCCACTATGTCTATTGTAATGCTTTAATATGAAATAGCCCacagtaataatataaaaatattatttcgaCTAGTtgtacacaataattattataataaattgtgcTATTATCTTATATACTTTTACAACATTACTCACGATTTCAAGAAGCAACAAAATCGTGAGTACTGTTGTAAAAGTGTAAGATAATAacacaatttataataattaatatcaacagttcaacagtacaaaagaagaaattataatttatgaattatattatttatgtagCCTGCGGTTTTGCATCATTTTTGCGTGTccatataaatattttcaaatttattttttctttgtgcTTTGTTCAGAAATTGAGTGGGTAAGGTCAATGAACGTGAATGAGGCGGCTGTCAATCGGACTGTTGAAGCATTCAAGAAGTACGTCAAGTATCATTCGTTCACTGTCGATGAAGAGGTAGCATGGCTTTTGCGAGCTGTCAGTGTTATAGATTTAACAACTCTTGCTGGAGATGACACCGATTCAAATGTGCACAGATTGTGTCGCAAGGTAGGTTGAAAATTTATACAAGGAAATCTATTACAAATTTTACCCAAGCTGTCCATTCAGAGTGAGACCACATTGccattatatataaaaaatatgttattcTAAATCGtcttaaaattggaaaatagaaAGAAACTAAGGAAGTTTCACTTTATTTCGCTATTTTAGGAACTCTCCATATCATGTGGATTTGTGTCAGTTGGACGTTTTTTGAAATTGGCTGATCAATTCCAATGAATCCAAAAGTAGGCCTATAGAGTGATCGAAAAATCATCACACAACCAAACATTAAACGTATTATAATTTGGGTGGCGTGAACTTTGATCACCCTAAGTATAGCTGAAGTGATTCTTGATTTTTTCAACTTGTTCATTTGAATGATAATCggtgatttcaattattattggagTTAGTAAATagtttaattttttatgaaataatcATTCATTAATAGAAAATGAATCCAATGTTCATGAAGAATTGTTGCTTTTCTCTTTGACAAATTGTAGTAACAGTATGGCTGCTCTACCGATTCAGGTTACATAACTCCAGGAGCAGCCTCTTCCAAAAAATGCAAATACATTTATATTTGGCAAACAGGCCTACATAACGAAAGAGTACTCATATCTTGAAATATATATAATCATTCATTAGTTTTCactttgaattttttgtgtcatttgttttcatttttatcaattacTGATTCAAACAGTAATTACATAATTATCTTTAAATTAGGATAAGAATGAAAGAACAGCAGGCTTTATCCCAAAACTATTCTCCCTAActtttataatacaattttatattatcctgtGATGAATAAAATTCAAGCATTTAgatgattataaaaaattgaataaattaaaattaattatgagtGGATctatattacattattttattatagcatagagaaaagataatagATGTCTCCTGGAATAGGGCACTCATATtccaaattccactgttaagtcaagccgatagtccacgtgaTTATTCTTGTTggcgctggtagtctcttaccAGGCCGaaacagtaataattgacagtaatcgacaataatcggcttggtGTAACAGTGGAATTTGGAAAATCAGAGCCCCatatgagatatcttcttatgctatgttGTTGTATTCCTTATGATTTTTTCCAAGTTGTGCtagtaaatttatttaaattttatcgGACACTAGCTATCTAGCCTATGTAAAAGTGCCTTATTCAAAACCTTTCACTatgtgaataatgaatttaatattttgaaagGCGCTGAAAGCATTGTCTCCGTGTGTGCTGGAATGTCCAGAATTGGAGGATTTCATGTGTTTACGGACGGCTGCAGTGTGTGTTTATCCAAGGCGAGTCGCGGCCGCCGTGGCTGCAGTTTCCATCAACCAATCAAAACCGGCCATTCCGGTTGCATCAGGTACGGTAACAACACCCCTTCATTTACCAATGCTATCATTAATATTAAGACACAGTTCTAATTTGATTTTGGTTTTttggttctgattttttaaaagcaTAACCCTATTAGATGTGAAAGTAGGCCTACGCAATTCGGAGCAAGTAGAACTGTTATAGTTTTTCCAAAACCCAATTTAAGTTGAACAGTTCCTCTTCCTAACAAGTTTTTTCCATTAAAATTAATTACgctttttcaagattttatgttACTGTACTAGTTACTAAAAATTTTGCATACGAAATCACAATATGAAGAATCAGCAAACATAAACACTCTAAAGTGTCAGTGCGTTTGCTGGATTGCCATCTAACAAACTGTCTCAACCTAATTTTTCTATTTGGATCCTAATCTGACAATGGGTTACAGAATTTCTTTTGGAAATAAACAGTTCAAAAGTTTGGTTTAATTCAAAGTATATGATTATTCATATACTTTActatagtatattatattattttattatagttctaatgaATGTTATTTAAAAATGGCATTTCAAGGTGAATCTTGCTAGAAAGTATATATTCATGTAGATTCTAGGTTTAGTGCCTTATCAAGTTGCCCTTCAAAGTGGTATTTCATTACTCAAtgattcttctatttttctcaataatattcacTGGCTTGAATTTTATCTTTACCCAAATGAGGATGGCTCTTGAATGAATCTTGAACTCTTTTGAAATCagattattattcttattgttcatttattattcagtACCTATTTGATTATCAAAGTTATAGGATTACTGTTTTATATGTTAGATGATTGTTCTCGTTGCTGTAAATCTCTCACTTGTGAAATATATATGATACTAAAATAAGAAGAGATATTCTATACTTATCCCTTTCGTAATTAGAAGGATtgcaattttttaattattttttctaaactGTTGCATTGCATTGTACATTTCCAATTTGGTTCGTAACTTTCCTGTTTTCTTTTCTTGTTATTTAAAGTGGTTAGTACTCTCTTGAAAGTCTGttctcaataattaaaaaaatacatgaGATGATTTTCAAATCAGATTGATAGTTCCAGTAttaagatgaaaataaatataaattatagaattgaataatacaaaccCATAAAAATTAGCTTCAAAATTcagcaaaaacaaaaactttgCCCGCTTGTGATCGCTCCGAACGAGATTATGATATACCATTTTAGGAGTACTCAACACTGTATTATTCCTGTGGCTGAACTATAGAAAAAGAAAGATGtgcattaaaatattttttctgtatttcGAATTTTGAAGCATTTTTTTGTTAAATCACTTTtacaaaaagtgattttttgaaagtctgttcttaataatttttgaaaatacatctcataattttcaaatcagTGATATTTTCAGTACCTATcaagataaaaatgaatatgaactatataattaaaaataatacaacacCATAAAAATTAGCTTCAAGTATTTATGGCAGCACCagcaaaaataataactttgaCCGCTTGTGATCGTTCCGAACGagatgatgatattatataatttaaggAATCCTGTTTTTTCCTTCAGTCATTTCAATTAAGAATCTCCTTGTTTCCCAGTGGCTAGCGGCTTTCCCAGCGGTCAGTATCCTCTGGACAGTCGTCTGAAAGAGATAGAGTACTGTGTGGCGAATGGAGCGACGGAGATAGATATAGTGGTGAGTCGCGACCTGGTCATCACTGAGCAGTGGGAGGAGTTGTATCGCGAAATAAAGGCAATGAAAGAGGCATGCGGCGCGGCTCACCTCAAGACTATCCTGGCAGCCGGCGAGTGCGCTACGCTCGCCAATGTCTACAAAGCATCACTGGTCGCCATGATGGCTGGTTCTGACTTCATTAAAACATCTACAGGTATACTATGCCACTATACTATACCATACTAGTTATTATTAAATGTATTCAATTGAGTAAAATCATAACACTTTCGGAAAGAGCAACAGGTTcaagcccaaaactattccaattccaagttattgtttttttttgtgtctCATTTGTGCCAAGtgcgtatagtgaggtccacgttataatgacagtatttgatcaactttggttttgctatccatgtctatctttagacaaagccggtggtactatccttttctaggtccacaacggtgccaattatgtttttgacagtgtagaaatatgattaattaatgcagagaatcggcatagctattcttctatctttattcactgtcattataacgtggacctcactatagaaatgaCGACGAGCGCGTGAGTGTGGATGGCTATTATGCCACTGCTCGCCTGCACTT from Nilaparvata lugens isolate BPH chromosome 11, ASM1435652v1, whole genome shotgun sequence harbors:
- the LOC111046394 gene encoding deoxyribose-phosphate aldolase, with amino-acid sequence MNPGSELEIEWVRSMNVNEAAVNRTVEAFKKYVKYHSFTVDEEVAWLLRAVSVIDLTTLAGDDTDSNVHRLCRKALKALSPCVLECPELEDFMCLRTAAVCVYPRRVAAAVAAVSINQSKPAIPVASVASGFPSGQYPLDSRLKEIEYCVANGATEIDIVVSRDLVITEQWEELYREIKAMKEACGAAHLKTILAAGECATLANVYKASLVAMMAGSDFIKTSTGKEAVNATFPIGIVMCRAINSYHIRTGIKVGFKPAGGIRTYKDALAWLILIKQQLGHEWMSSELFRIGASGLLTDIEKRIYYLLKSEKDSSCSKPVFTT
- the LOC111046395 gene encoding 39S ribosomal protein L18, mitochondrial, producing the protein MFPLMVKRFQTVLKFSNVHSLAIRPVNTDLKVNLTINNRNPRNLERMRIAIKPSGYHLDVAGRKQYWHKLVLLQSQRHAIASVVHNNGFTVVTASTSEWPIRKFLHQANDLSAYINLGRVLADRCLESGIHFMVCDVDLKESRSAKVKQFLENFEQGGVMLKEPEVFKPRDPWRKFHEQKPWTVGIE